Proteins encoded by one window of Pecten maximus chromosome 15, xPecMax1.1, whole genome shotgun sequence:
- the LOC117343084 gene encoding piggyBac transposable element-derived protein 4-like: protein MKDFRSFLAIFFNMCLLKKLSIAEYWNVLLPSQASVWFRKVLSRNRFQIIMKFLHVADFQRMVPRQHPAYDPASRFRPLLSFINNQFRRYVVPKRELCVDETLVGSRGHSVMRQYIPSKASKYGVKFWMLCEAATGYIMQMFVYRGKEFDPTPRGELQGTNVVHDLLSASELLNKGYHVFCDSFFCSIHLGTALLRCRTYLTGTLRKNRPMPLTIRNGNPDTETPIYMRNGQMLCLVYRENDDKKPTRLLSTLIPAQQLPTGRPRIVQSYNKYMGAVDLDDALMSSYCYQRKNKKVWKKIVLNLFHRIMLNAYILYSQNTSDRPVMSRLKFIQLVVESLADLGHINALPRNRRPRQRLDLLPGRREKDCCVCSKRAAGGVRRRSRTVCSICKRGVHRHCLTRHAVLCNEQ, encoded by the exons ATGAAGGATTTCCGATCCTTCCTAGCAATTTTCTTCAACATGTGTCTTCTTAAGAAGTTGTCCATCGCAGAATATTGGAACGTTTTGCTACCAAGCCAAGCATCTGTTTGGTTCAGGAAAGTTCTGTCAAGGAACAGGTTCCAAATCATTATGAAATTTCTTCATGTAGCAGATTTTCAAAGGATGGTTCCGAGACAG CACCCAGCATATGATCCAGCCTCCAGGTTTCGGCCCTTATTATCATTCATCAACAACCAGTTCAGACGATACGTTGTCCCTAAAAGAGAACTATGTGTCGATGAAACGTTAGTTGGAAGTAGAGGTCACAGTGTCATGCGACAGTATATTCCATCTAAAGCATCTAAATATGGCGTTAAGTTCTGGATGTTATGTGAAGCCGCTACAGGTTACATTATGCAGATGTTTGTCTATAGAGGAAAAGAGTTTGACCCGACACCAAGAGGCGAGCTTCAAGGCACTAATGTTGTTCATGACCTGCTGAGTGCGTCAGAACTTCTAAATAAAGGTTACCATGTCTTCTGCGACAGTTTCTTTTGCTCCATACATCTAGGAACAGCTCTTCTGAGATGCAGAACCTATCTAACAG GTACTCTCAGGAAAAACAGACCGATGCCACTTACCATAAGGAATGGAAATCCTGATACAGAAACACCTATATACATGAGAAATGGTCAAATGTTATGTCTCGTTTATCGAGAAAATGATGACAAGAAACCTACTAGGTTACTAAGTACACTTATCCCAGCTCAGCAGCTACCTACCGGAAGGCCACGGATTGTCCAAAGTTACAATAAGTATATGGGCGCTGTAGATTTAGATGATGCTCTCATGAGTTCTTACTGTTAtcaaaggaaaaacaaaaaggTGTGGAAAAAGATTGTACTGAATTTATTTCACAGAATCATGCTGAACGCGTACATTCTTTACAGTCAAAATACTTCAGATCGCCCCGTAATGTCCCGATTAAAATTTATTCAGCTTGTTGTCGAGTCACTTGCTGATTTAGGACATATAAATGCGTTACCAAGAAATCGACGTCCAAGGCAGAGGCTGGATTTGCTCCCAGGGCGAAGGGAAAAAGACTGTTGTGTTTGTTCCAAACGAGCTGCGGGGGGTGTTAGGAGGCGAAGTAGGACAGTTTGCTCAATATGCAAACGTGGAGTCCACAGGCACTGTCTTACGAGGCACGCAGTACTATGTAatgaacaataa